From the genome of Perca fluviatilis chromosome 1, GENO_Pfluv_1.0, whole genome shotgun sequence, one region includes:
- the LOC120566800 gene encoding pyrin-like, with protein MTAVDLFNTLEDLKEEEFKKFKWHLHQDILEGYQSIKVAMLENAERQDTVDVMVNTYQLQGALKVTKKVLELINRNDLVQSLPHTSSGPEGPTGPRRNDPAEDSEKRLKEVRTEFVKRVSNPVLNQLLDKLLERDVITDEEMQSVRAKVGSEKAREVIDTVRGKGSEASLDLIAALCEVDPVLSRTLGLI; from the exons ATGACGGCAGTGGACCTTTTCAACACTTTGGAGGATTTAAAAGAAGAGGAATTTAAGAAATTCAAATGGCATCTGCATCAAGACATCCTGGAAGGCTACCAAAGCATCAAAGTGGCCATGTTGGAGAACGCAGAAAGGCAGGACACGGTAGATGTGATGGTGAATACCTATCAACTTCAAGGAGCTCTGAAGGTGACCAAGAAGGTTTTAGAGCTGATCAACAGGAATGATCTGGTGCAGAGTCTGCCACACACCAGCTCAGGACCAGAAG GTCCAACTGGCCCACGGAGGAATGACCCAGCAGAGGACAGTGAAAAAAGGCTGAAGGAAGTTCGGACAGAGTTTGTAAAGCGAGTGTCTAATCCTGTTCTGAACCAGCTTCTGGATAAACTCCTTGAGCGTGATGTTATAACTGATGAGGAAATGCAGTCAGTCAGAGCAAAAGTTGGATCAGAAAAAGCACGAGAGGTGATCGACACGGTGAGAGGAAAAGGAAGTGAAGCCAGCTTAGATCTGATCGCTGCTCTCTGTGAGGTGGATCCAGTCCTTTCCAGGACACTGGGATTAATCTGA
- the tomm20b gene encoding mitochondrial import receptor subunit TOM20 homolog B produces MIGGKTSALAAGVCGALLVGYCIYFDKKRRSDPNFKNRLRERRRKQKVAKERAGMAKLPDLKDAEAVQKFFLEEIQLGEELLAQGDYEKGVDHLTNAIAVCGQPQQLLQVLQQTLPPPVFQMLLTKLPSISQRIVSAQSLSEDDIE; encoded by the exons ATGATCGGCGGGAAGACCAGCGCGCTAGCCGCGGGGGTGTGCGGCGCCCTGCTCGTCGGTTACTGCATCTATTTCGACAAGAAACGACGCAGTGACCCCAACTTCAAGAACAGGCTGCGAGAAC gGAGGAGAAAGCAGAAGGTGGCCAAAGAGAGGGCAGGCATGGcaaag CTCCCGGACCTGAAGGACGCCGAGGCGGTCCAGAAGTTCTTCCTGGAGGAGATCCAGCTCGGGGAGGAGCTGCTGGCTCAGG GCGACTACGAGAAAGGCGTGGACCACCTGACCAACGCCATCGCGGTGTGCGGTCAGCCTCAGCAGCTGCTGCAGGTGCTGCAGCAGACTCTGCCTCCGCCCGTCTTCCAGATGCTGCTCACCAAACTGCCCAGCATCagccag CGTATCGTGAGTGCACAGAGTCTGAGCGAGGACGATATAGAATGA